The Arachis ipaensis cultivar K30076 chromosome B03, Araip1.1, whole genome shotgun sequence region TTTGACTTCCTacagatatgtgacactgttaagactaatggagtaaatccagaagtctacaagctcatactcttcccctttgctgtaagagacagagcaagGTTATGGCTGGATTCTCAGCCTAAAAAAAGCCTAGATACCTGGGAGAAGGTGGTCAATAGATTCTTGACCAAGTTCttcccacctcaaaagttgagcaagctcagggtggaagtacaaaccttcagacagaaagaaggtgaatccctctatgaagcttgggaaagatacaagcaactgatcagaagaTGTCCGCTTGACATGATTTTAGATTGGACCATACTAgacatcttctatgatggtctatctgaggcatccaagatgtcattggaccactctgcggGTGGATCCCTCCACTTTAAGAAGATGCCTAAAGAGGCACAGgagcttattgacatggttgccaacaaccaatatatgtacacttctgataggaaccctgtgaacaatggggctACTCAGAAGAGTGGTGTGTTGGAAGTAGACACCCTAGatgccatcttggctcagaacaagctcaTGTCTCAACagatcaacatgatctctcaacactTGAGTGGGACACAGAGCTTAGATGCTTATTGTCCAGAAATAGTGTATGAAATAGACGCTAGTGATAATGCCTGGACCATAATGGAGGAGGTGAACTACATGGGAAAATCTTCCAGAACCTCCAACAACAATCCCTATTCGAATACTTTCAATCAAGGATGGAGGAACCACcctaattttgggtggagagatcaatagaagcctcatcaaGGCTTCAGTAACAATCAGAGAGGAATGAACCAGAActggttcaacaacagaccattcCAACCCTCTCAGCAGTAGATAGAGATGCCCACACAGAGCCTCTCTGATCTGACCACCATTGTTTCCAACTTATCTAAGACCACGCACAGTTTCATGGCAGAAACTAGGCCTTCTATACGGAATCTGGAGATACAAGTTAGCcagctgagcaagaggatcccagaGATCCCATCCAGCACTCTTCCAAGCAACCTGGAAATGAATCTaaaggaagagtgcaaggccctcaCTATAGAGGTTGTGACCAATCCCAAGGAGGAGTCTgctattgaggagctcaaggaaATCAAGGCTCATGAGGGGCATGGGAATGTCACCTTACACGCCCCTTTGCAGAGAGAGGAGCCTAAAGAATACCCTTCTTCAGACGAGCAAGAGGAGTCTAAGGAGGAGCAAATTGCTTGGTTCCTGGCAATCCTCAGGAAGCTGAAGGCTAATTCCTCTCAAATAGAGGAATTGGAGAAAGAACACGCTTCCATGGTGTGCCTGAAGGCCTCAAAGGGAGATGAGACTGTGGTACTGACCAAGGAGTGCAGAGCCTTAGTCCAAAAGAAGCTCCCTCAGAGATTGCCTTATCCCAGAAGCTTCCTGATTTCCTGCACTATAGGGACCATCACCTTTGAGAAGGCACTATATGACCTTGGTTCAAGCAtcaaccttatgcctctctctatgATGAAGAGGCTGAGAATTCAAGAGGTGCAGCCTGCTAAGATCTCATTGGAAATGGCAGACAAGTCCCTAAAAAGCGCATATGGCATAGTGGAAGATGTCAttgtgaaggttgaagacctttaccttcctgcagattttgtgatccAAGACACTGTAGAGGGCAAAAATGACTCCATCATCATTGGAAGGCCCTTCCTAGCAACTACTAACGCTAGTATAGGAGAAccatgggcattcaacgcccttgaAGGAGCAGCCAGGGCCATCCTTGTGGCCCCCATTGGGAGTTCAGTgcccattcttggcgttgaatgccaggtagGGGGCAGGCAGCTCAAGCTCTCAAGGTTTCTTAAGCCAGTGGGTCCCACTGAATCTCTACCTAccctacctaccccacctttCCTTCTCTCTCCTACTTTCTAAACCTTGAAACCCACACCCTACTTTCCCTCTTCCCCATACACACTCTTAACAAAACTATCATAAATCTATCATTCAATTCCCACCAAtaccacccacttcaaattcaaatctttccaCCAAATTTCCCATCCCAAAACCAAACCCTAGCCCTcccacccctataaataccccttcatTCATCTCATTATCCTTACAGTTAAACACTCTCTCCCTCTTACCTTATACACTTTACATACTCTTCTCCTTCCTCCCTTGACCCACTTGGCCGAAACCTTCATCTCCCTCtcctttataatttttttcttcttctaccaatTTCGTTTTCTTTTGTTCATagttgctcaaggacgagcaaccatcttaagtttggtgttgcaaaatcTTTGCCCTTAAACTTCTACCCCTCTTCTGTGGCACCAAAGGCCGGTGAATTTTcaaggaagaaaaaggaaaaggctCCTGCTTCTACTTTCGAACCTTGGAATTCAAAGAGATTCCTCACCAAGGTATACCACGATCACTTCTATAACGTGGTAAGGCATAAAAAGGTGATTTCCAAGATCTCCTTCAAGCTAAAAAAGGGGGGAGTATCTAGAGATCCAACAGGAAATCTGGAGAAGGGATTGAGAAATTCTGACCAATCCTGTTTCAGAGGTCAAAGCACTAACGGTGCAAGAATACTTTGCGAATGCTTGGGTAACCAAAAATCATGATACAAGTATGAACCCAAAGCCCAAGAACTGGCACACCATGGTGAGAGAGCAACTCTTACACTTTAGCCCGGAAAGTGTGAGAGTGACGCTATAATTGCCACACATGTTAGGAGATCCACACTCTTATACTAGAAGGGTCAAGTTTGACCAAAGATTAGATCAAGTCCTtgcagacatctgtgtggaaggagcacagtggagaAGAGACTCACAAGACAAGCCCTACCAATTGGGTAGgtttgacctcaagcctgtagaccgaggatggttggagtttatccaacgctccatcatccccacaagTAACCGATCTGAGGTTACCATTGACCAAGcaataatgattcattgcattatgctcgGGAATAAGGTGAAGGTACACGAGGTGATaccttgatgaatccatatttgatgatgatttttggttgaaattgaatggatttcgtcatataaacttgcacttattccactaaatagcatgcatttgaactttcctcctaatttgtgtgcttgattatgaaaacatgcccTTTTGTgtctaatttgattaattttattccatttaccttctattcgatgccttgatgttatttgtgagggatttcagaggtataaggcaggaatggcttggagagaatggaagaagagcattcaaagtggaggaagcatgaagaatcaaaggagaagagaTCAGCCTAATGTGTGTGCACACAGacctgcgtgcgtacgcacagccatcAGATcggagccacgcgtgcgcgtgagtcgCACCCTGTGCGTCGCGCGTTTAatcaagcatcgcctagtgtgcgtgcgcataacCTTCTGTGTGTACGCACGGTAGAGATTTTCGGCAgagtgtgcggatgcacacgtctgtgcgtccgcacaggtggacGCAGATGCCTTCATTAAAATCTCACGTGACTTGCTATTTTGGTGGTTTGgaggtgataaaccccgattgcgtggtttattttgtgcttattttgggggattttatcaccttttcccacatttattcaatgaaatagcatggttttgtaattctcccttgatttgtgcttaaatgtgaaaacatgctttttaggcgaaaaaaattggtgattttaattcactttaattccattcgatgccttgatgtgtttgttg contains the following coding sequences:
- the LOC107633190 gene encoding uncharacterized protein LOC107633190, with the translated sequence MPTQSLSDLTTIVSNLSKTTHSFMAETRPSIRNLEIQVSQLSKRIPEIPSSTLPSNLEMNLKEECKALTIEVVTNPKEESAIEELKEIKAHEGHGNVTLHAPLQREEPKEYPSSDEQEESKEEQIAWFLAILRKLKANSSQIEELEKEHASMVCLKASKGDETVVLTKECRALVQKKLPQRLPYPRSFLISCTIGTITFEKALYDLGSSINLMPLSMMKRLRIQEVQPAKISLEMADKSLKSAYGIVEDVIVKVEDLYLPADFVIQDTVEGKNDSIIIGRPFLATTNASIGEPWAFNALEGAARAILVAPIGSSVPILGVECQVGGRQLKLSRFLKPVGPTESLPTLPTPPFLLSPTF